The genomic DNA TGTGATCTGACATTAACCGATGTCATCATCGGTTATCTGGCGACAGGCTATTTCCCAATATTTCCATGGATCACGTTCTCGTTAGCAGGATTCACTACGGCAACACTGCTGTTTAATCCTGATCAGGAGGAGCGACCTCCCCTCTGGAATTTCACATTGCTGGGGAGTGGTTTATTTCTTCTGGCAATGTTCGGACTTTTTATTCGGCAGTATACTCCTGAAATAATATCAACGCATGTGTTGTCGGGTTGGCACATGTTCCCGCCTGCGACTGAATACATACTTGCGACAATAGGCATGGCGATGTTCCTGTTTACATTGCTTCATCAATTTGTCGATTTAAACCCGAAAATATCCAGCGATGTTTCACGGTTTCGCGTCTTCAAAACATTCAGTCGATATGCATTTACAATCTACTTACTCCACCACATGGTTCATTTGTGGCCGTTGTGGATTTATGGCTATGCAATGGGAAGCGAAACGACTGCCTACTGGCAGAAAGCGATGCCTGTTACGGTTTCCATTCCATTAGCCTGCCTGTTTTTGTTTGTCTGTTATCTCGTTCTAAGACGACTCAACCCCGATGACCGCTACGGTGTAGAAGGTTGGATGCGATGGCTATGTGGTTAGTCCATTATCAAATGGTTTCTGCAGTCGCTTGAACACCATAGGTCCTGAAACGCAGAGCTTATTTCTGCTGAACGTTGCAGGTAACTAATGAATAAGCTCGAACGCATTTCCAAAATCATTTTCCGCGTTCTGCCTGAGCAAATGCTGCGGTTCATGGTACATGAGCACCGTTTACTTCGAAGCCTTTTGTTCCCTCAAATAAGTGAGCAGATGATTGAAGTCGTCCAGGCTCAGGACTTCATCAAAGTTAGCTGGCATTAAAGAGAGAGGCGCCGTTTTTTTCAGTTCGATATCGAATTCAGGGATGCGAATTTCTTTGCCCTTCTGGTCAGCAATAATGATATCGCTGCCTTCCTGACGGCGAATCAAACCGCTCTGGACTCGACCGTCAGTCATCACAAATGTGGTAACACGAAAGGTCGCATCGATATTCTGATTGGGAGCCAGGATATCTTCCAGAATTCTCACAACGGGACGCACACCAATTCCATCCAATTGCGGTCCAATTAGATTTCCTTCCTGACCGACACGATGGCAATTTGCACAATTTTTCTTAAACACTTCAAAACCTACCGCGGTTGACGACTGAGTCTTTTCAAGCTGCCTGAGCCGTTGTTCAATCAGTTTGATTGCTTGTTCATTCTCTGTCGGCAGTCCCTGTGTCAACTTTGTGATTAATTCCTGATATTCAGACTGCTTGTGGGCTTCAATTCGTTGTTTCACATTCGGGCGGGTTAACAGGCGGGGTGAGGCTTTACCTTGTTCGACCAGCATAAAAAGCAAAACTGTTCCTTCACGAGACTCGGCCAGTTTCTCGGCTACCTGCAATTGTCTATTTGAGGGAAGCAAGACCATCGCAGAAATGACGACCTCTTTCCTTGGCCCCAGTGCATCATTCAGAATCACCTCTACGATTTGATCCGAAAGTAACTGCGGGATGTCCGCTTCCTGAAGCAGTGGAGTTAATGCATTGAGCAATGGGTCGTCATCAAACTCGGCAAGACCACCTGCGGCGAATTTGTAGCCAGCAGCGTGATTGACCACAACCTCTCGAAGTCGCGGTAGTTGACTCTTAAGCTTTAACCCGGTAATCAAATTCACCACAGCTTCCACATCCGCGGCCTGCATTTCGGCTTGAGTAAATGTTTCGTCCAGATGACTTAACGCGACCTGTTCAATTATTTCAGTACTTTTTTTGCTTGAAACGAGTCCCTGGAATTGCGATAACAACAAATTTGTAAATTCGTGTGGGTTTCTTTTTGCCAGTTTGGAGAGTCTCACTGTGAATTGATTGTTGATG from Rubinisphaera italica includes the following:
- a CDS encoding heparan-alpha-glucosaminide N-acetyltransferase domain-containing protein: MRYPSVDILRTVAIVVMVLVHFPENLSNYIPPFTGLGAPLFTFLSGVSYRLWLNGQEARSISDVEISKISIRRGLFVFGVGFAFNVIIWLPEDTFNWDILTFIGSAIIILNLLRRVPISISVLIAVLSLIISPALRATAVYSSYWENGYFECDLTLTDVIIGYLATGYFPIFPWITFSLAGFTTATLLFNPDQEERPPLWNFTLLGSGLFLLAMFGLFIRQYTPEIISTHVLSGWHMFPPATEYILATIGMAMFLFTLLHQFVDLNPKISSDVSRFRVFKTFSRYAFTIYLLHHMVHLWPLWIYGYAMGSETTAYWQKAMPVTVSIPLACLFLFVCYLVLRRLNPDDRYGVEGWMRWLCG